Proteins found in one Arachis stenosperma cultivar V10309 chromosome 8, arast.V10309.gnm1.PFL2, whole genome shotgun sequence genomic segment:
- the LOC130946532 gene encoding E3 ubiquitin-protein ligase PUB23-like, whose translation MDNEIEVPAHFLCPISLQLMRDPVIVCSGITYDRENIEKWLFSCKNKSCPVTKQSLIQHTDLDLILTPNHTLRRLIQSWCTVNASLGIERIPTPKPSMDASSHIAKLISEAKRFPEAKENCLATLRSMAFFERNKSCFQSSGAIEFLATIMMKNNNRAEEEERVDPSETAIEILFHLDLSENQIKKLINNECLQFLESLLQALKRGSCQSRAYATLLLKSAFAVSNPIQLISAKTEMLFEITRVIRDRISQQAHKAALKLVVELCPWGRNRIKAVEAGAVSVLVEVLLDSTERRTCELALMALDQLCGCAEGRAELVKHGAGIAVVSKKILRVSRAASDRGVRILASVCRFCGSGRVVQEMMQVGAVNKLCLVLQVDSALKTKERAKEILKLHSQVWKNSTCIPLPLLSSYP comes from the coding sequence ATGGATAATGAAATTGAGGTTCCTGCACATTTTCTCTGCCCAATATCCCTTCAACTCATGAGAGACCCTGTAATCGTTTGCAGCGGTATCACTTACGACAGAGAGAACATAGAGAAATGGTTATTCTCATGCAAAAACAAATCATGCCCGGTTACCAAACAGTCCCTAATACAACACACAGATCTTGATCTTATTCTTACTCCAAACCACACCCTACGAAGGCTCATCCAATCATGGTGCACCGTAAACGCCTCTCTCGGAATTGAGCGTATCCCTACTCCAAAACCGTCCATGGACGCATCGTCTCACATCGCCAAACTCATCTCCGAAGCGAAGCGATTCCCGGAGGCTAAGGAGAACTGCCTCGCAACACTCAGATCCATGGCGTTCTTTGAAAGGAACAAGAGCTGTTTCCAGTCTTCAGGTGCAATAGAGTTCTTAGCTACAATCATGATGAAGAACAACAATCGCGccgaagaagaagaacgagTAGATCCATCTGAAACTGCGATAGAGATCTTGTTTCATCTTGATCTCTCGGAAAATCAGATCAAGAAGCTAATCAACAACGAGTGCCTTCAGTTTCTTGAATCGTTGCTGCAAGCATTGAAGCGTGGGAGCTGCCAATCAAGAGCGTACGCAACACTTCTTTTGAAATCGGCATTTGCGGTTTCAAATCCGATCCAGTTAATCAGCGCGAAAACCGAAATGCTGTTTGAAATCACGAGAGTGATACGCGATCGTATATCGCAGCAGGCTCATAAGGCGGCATTGAAGCTGGTGGTTGAGCTCTGTCCATGGGGAAGAAACAGAATCAAAGCGGTGGAAGCCGGCGCTGTGTCCGTGCTCGTGGAAGTGCTTCTTGATTCGACGGAAAGAAGAACGTGTGAGCTGGCGTTAATGGCATTGGATCAGCTATGCGGTTGCGCGGAAGGGCGCGCGGAGTTGGTGAAGCACGGCGCGGGAATCGCCGTGGTTTCGAAGAAAATATTGAGAGTTTCACGCGCCGCGAGTGACAGAGGAGTTAGGATATTAGCGTCGGTTTGTAGGTTCTGTGGAAGCGGGAGAGTGGTTCAAGAGATGATGCAGGTAGGAGCCGTTAACAAGCTGTGTTTGGTGCTTCAAGTTGATAGCGCTTTGAAGACCAAAGAGAGGGCTAAAGAGATTCTCAAGTTGCATTCTCAGGTTTGGAAGAATTCAACATGTATTCCTCTACCTTTGTTATCATCGTATCCATGA